One window of the Daphnia pulex isolate KAP4 chromosome 8, ASM2113471v1 genome contains the following:
- the LOC124200616 gene encoding mucin-2-like, with product MNYLLAFAIISVVLANPIDRLDFMKDKLTKELDKTSNVSNYMVVPDTRQMTVKPVTTTTKKAIDNKNTVKTTTKKPSTTMKTTSKTTTKPKLSITTPKTSKTTTKPKIEASTQKQFTTTGKLTTTNRKTTSKTTNAKSTIITSSTIKLAATTAKTTTTKSLATTTSKSTTKAKPTTKLATTLKPLSTKVTTTAKSTTAVRSTFTTKPITTKLTTTKKPLTTTTKPTTSTKASTTTKLTKTTATTKSKSTTKPSTTAIKLTTTKPTTTTTKPTSTKPETTTKLTPTTKPLTTTTKSTSSTKPSATSKLTTTIKPTTTTRPKSTKPPTTSKPTSSTKTRTTTKLTTTSKPLTTTTKPKTTKQSTTSKLTTTTKPSTTTTKPKTTKPLTTTKFTTPTKPSTTTTKPKTTKPSTTNKLTSTTKPSTTTTKPKTTKPSTTTKLTTPTKTSTTKTSTTTTKPKTTKPSTTTKDTTTTKPSTTTTKPKTTKQSTTNTLTSTTKPSTTTTKPKTTKPSTTTKLTTTTKTSTTTTKPKTTKPPTTTTEQPTSTTAKPTTTREDPTTTTNEKPTSTTAKPTTTTAETTTTTEQLTSTTVKSTITTEKPTTTTTEQPTSTTAKPTTTTAKPTTTTEQPTSTTAKPTTTTEQLTTTTTEQQTSITTKPTTTTAETTTTTEQPTSTTPKPTKTTEEPKTTTAEQQTSTTAKPATTTAETTTTTEQPTSPAAKPITTTVEPTTTTEKPTSTTTKPTTTTEEPTTTTTEQPTSTTAKPTTTTEELTTTTTEQTTTVTESRTTAAEPTTTTAKPTTTAVETTTTAEKTTTSAERADDHNYCTAEPTTTTAEPTTTTEEPTTTTTVQAKTTPAEPTTTTTEQTTTVIESTTTTAEPTTTTAEPTTTAVETTTTAEQTTTSAEPTSTTEEPTTTTTEQPTTTTAEPTTTAVETTTAEPTTTTAEPTTTTEEPTTTTTEKPTSTTAESTTTTAEPTTTTTEQKTTQTTTSAAPTSTTEEPTTTTTEQPTTTTAEPTTTAVETTTAEPTTTTAEPTTTTEEPTTTTTEQPTSTTADSTTTTAEPTTTTTEQTTTVTESTTTTPEPTTTTAEPTTTAVETTTTAEQTTTSAEPTSTTEEPTTTTTEQPTTTTAASTTTTAEPTTTTAEPTTTTEEPTTTTTEKPTSTTADSTTTTAEPTTTTTEQTTTVTESTTTTAEPTTTTAEQTTRAIETTTTAEKTNTSTEPTSTTEEPTTTTTEQPTTTRAEPTTTAVETTTAEPTTTTAEPTTTTEEPTTTTTVQATTTLAEPTTTTTEQTTTVTDSTTTTAEPTTTTAEPTTTALETTTTAEQTTTSAAPTSTTEEPTTTTTEQPTTTTAEPTTTAVETTTAEPTTTTAEPTTTTEEPTTTTTEKPTSTTADSTTTTAEPTTTTTEQTTTVTDSTTTTAEPTTTTAEPTTTAVETTTTAEQTTTSAEPTSTTEEPTTTTTEQPTTTTAEPTTTAVETTTAEPTTTTAEPTTTTEEPTTTTTEKPTSTTADSTTTTAEPTTTTTEQKTTTTEQTTNVTESTTTTAEPTTTTAEPTTRAVETTTTAEKTNTSTEPTSTTEEPTKTTTEQPTTTRAEPTT from the exons atgaattatCTG ttGGCATTTGCAATCATTTCAGTCGTCTTGGCAAATCCAATCGACCGACTAGATTTTATGAAAGATAAGCTGACAAAAGAACTCGATAAAACATCAAACGTCAGTAATTATATGGTGGTACCCGATACCCGACAGATGACAGTGAAGCCAGTAAccacgacaacaaaaaaagctatagataataaaaatactgTTAAAACAACAACTAAGAAACCATCAACGACAATGAAAACCACTTCAAAAACAACTACTAAGCCGAAGTTATCCATAACAACAccaaaaacttcaaaaacaacaacaaaaccaaaaatagaGGCCTcaacacaaaaacaatttacaacaacaggaaaattaacaacaacaaacagaaaaactaCTTCAAAAACTACAAACGCAAAATCGACAATTATTACGTCTAGTACTATTAAGCTAGCTGCCACAacagcaaaaacaacaaccactaAATCATTGGCGACAACAACATCCAAGTCCACAACAAAAGCAAAACCAACAACTAAATTAGCCACAACATTGAAGCCTTTGTCAACAAAAGTAACTACAACAGCCAAATCCACAACAGCAGTGAGATCAACGTTCACAACCAAACCAATCACAACAAAATTAACGACAACCAAAAAGCCTTTAACAACTACAACTAAACCAACAACGTCAACAAAAGCTTCCACCACAACCAAATTAACGAAAACGACAGCTACAACTAAATCAAAGTCTACGACAAAACCGTCGACCACAGCAATTAAATTGACAACCACAAAGCctacaacaactacaacaaaacCAACTTCAACCAAACCAGAAACCACAACTAAATTAACACCAACTACGAAGCCTTTAACAACTACAACTAAATCTACGTCATCAACCAAACCGTCGGCCACAAGTAAATTAACTACAACAATAAAGCCGACAACCACTACTAGACCAAAATCAACCAAACCACCAACTACATCTAAACCTACATCATCAACGAAAACAAGGACCACAACTAAATTAACGACAACCTCAAAGCCTTTAACAACTACAactaaaccaaaaacaaccaaGCAATCAACCACAAGTAAAttaacgacaacaacaaagccttcaacaactacaactaaACCAAAGACAACCAAACCATTAACCACAACTAAATTTACGACACCCACAAAGccttcaacaactacaactaaaccaaaaacaaccaaGCCATCAACCACAAATAAATTGACGTCAACCACGAAGCCTTCAACGACTACAactaaaccaaaaacaaccaaaccaTCAACCACAACTAAATTGACGACACCAACAAAGACTTCAACAACAAAGacttcaacaactacaactaaaccaaaaacaaccaaaccaTCAACCACAACTAAAGATACGACAACCACAAAGccttcaacaactacaactaaaccaaaaacaaccaaacaatcaACCACAAATACATTGACGTCAACCACAAAGCCTTCAACGACTACAactaaaccaaaaacaaccaaaccaTCAACCACAACTAAAttgacgacaacaacaaagactTCAACGACTACAactaaaccaaaaacaaccaaaccaccaaccacaactactgaacagccaacatccacaacagctaAGCCTACAACAACTAGGGAGGATCCGACGACAACAACTAATGaaaagccaacatccacaacagctaAGCCAACCACCACTACAGCTGAGACCACTACCACTACTGAACAGCTAACATCCACAACAGTTAAGTCCACTATAACTACGGAAAAAccgacgacaacaactactgaacagccaacatcaacaacagctAAGCCAACAACCACTACAGCTAAGCCcacaacaactactgaacagccaacatccacaacagctaAGCCCACTACAACTACGGAACAAttgacgacaacaactactgaacagcaAACATCAATAACAACTAAGCCAACAACCACTACAGCTGAGACCACTACcactactgaacagccaacatccacaacacCTAAGCCCACTAAAACTACGGAAGAACCAAAGACAACAACTGCTGAACAGCaaacatccacaacagctaAGCCAGCCACCACTACAGCAGAGACCACtacaactactgaacagccaacatCCCCAGCAGCTAAGCCAATAACCACTACAGTTGAACCCACTACAACTACTGaaaagccaacatccacaacaacTAAGCCCACTACAACTACGGAAgaaccaacgacaacaactactgaacagccaacatccacaacagctaAGCCCACTACAACTACGGAAGAGCtcactacaacaaccactgaacagacaacgactgttacAGAGTCAAGAACAACAGcagctgaaccaacaactaccACGGCTAAACCcacgacaacagctgttgagacaaccactactgcagagAAAACGACTacttctgctga AAGAGCCGACGACCACAACTACTGTACAG cagagccaacgaccacaacagctgagcccactacaactacagaagagcccacgaccaCAACTACTGTACAGGCAAAAACCACaccagctgagcccactacaacaaccactgaacagacaacgactgttattgagtcaacaactacaacagctgaaccaacaactacaacggctgaaccaacgacaacagctgttgagacaaccactactgcagaacaaacgacaacttctgctgagccaacttcaacaacagaagagcccacgacaacaactactgaacagccaacaaccacaacagctgagcccactacaacagctgttgaaactactactgcagagccaacgaccacaacagctgagcccactacaactacagaagagcccacgaccacaactactgaaaaaccaacatccacaacagctgagtcaacaactacaacagctgagcccactacaacaaccactgaacagaaaacgact caaacgacaacttctgctgcgccaacttcaacaacagaagagcccacgacaacaactactgaacagccaacaaccacaacagctgagcccactacaacagctgttgaaactactactgcagagccaacgaccacaacagctgagcccactacaactacagaagagccaacgaccacaactactgaacagccaacatccacaacagctgattcaacaactacaacagctgagcccactacaacaaccactgaacagacaacgactgttactgagtcaacTACTACAACAcctgaaccaacaactacaacggctgaaccaacgacaacagctgttgagacaaccactactgcagagcaaacgacaacttctgctgagccaacttcaacaacagaagagcccacgacaacaactactgaacagccaacaaccacaacagctgcgtccactaca actactgcagagccaacgaccacaacagctgagcccactacaactacagaagagcccacgaccacaactactgaaaagccaacatccacaacagctgattcaacaactacaacagctgagcccactacaacaaccactgaacagacaacgactgttactgagtcaacaactacaacagctgaaccaacaactacaacggctGAACAAACGACAAGAGCTAttgagacaaccactactgcagagAAAACGAATACTTCcactgagccaacttcaacaacagaagagcccacgacaacaactactgaacagccaacaaccacaagagctgagcccactacaacagctgttgaaactactactgcagagccaacgaccacaacagctgagcccactacaactacagaagagcccacgacaacaactactgtACAGGCAACAACCACActagctgagcccactacaacaaccactgaacagacaacgactgttactgattcaacaactacgacagctgaaccaacaactacaacggctGAACCCACGACAACAGCTCttgagacaaccactactgcagagcaaacgacaacttctgctgcgccaacttcaacaacagaagagcccacgacaacaactactgaacagccaacaaccacaacagctgagcccactacaacagctgttgaaactactactgcagagccaacgaccacaacagctgagcccactacaactacagaagagccaacgaccacaactactgaaaagccaacatccacaacagctgattcaacaactacaacagctgagcccactacaacaaccactgaacagacaacgactgttactgattcaacaactacaacagctgaaccaacaactaccACGGCTGAACCcacgacaacagctgttgagacaaccactactgcagagcaaacgacaacttctgctgagccaacttcaacaacagaagagcccacgacaacaactactgaacagccaacaaccacaacagctgagcccactacaacagctgttgaaactactactgcagagccaacaaccacaacagctgagcccactacaactacagaagagccaacgaccacaactactgaaaagccaacatccacaacagctgattcaacaactacaacagctgagcccactacaacaaccactgaacagaaa acaacaaccactgaacagacaacgaatgttactgagtcaacaactacaacagctgaaccaacaactacaacggctGAACCAACGACAAGAGCTgttgagacaaccactactgcagagAAAACGAATACTTCcactgagccaacttcaacaacagaagagcccacgaaaacaactactgaacagccaacaaccacaagagctgagcccactaca